The Cinclus cinclus chromosome Z, bCinCin1.1, whole genome shotgun sequence genome contains the following window.
TCCTACCCAATATCCTATCCATCCTATTTGGCCAGGAGACAAACTGAGAATTTATTAAGATTGCCAAGTACATGATCTACATCCAATTTCTGTGCACCCCACCAGGGGTCACTTATATGACCTTACTGATATTCCTCAGCAGGGGGCAACTATTCTTCcattataataatttaaaatatttacatactGCACAGTCACACTTTTACATAGACACAAATACTTACTGGTATACTGATGAAACACatctaaaagattttgcaaagACTGATACATTGTGGGGTTTccaagcatgaaaaaaaaatctgtagctTTCTATAACACAGACAACTGGAGGGCctgtgaatgaaaaaaaaaaaaaaaaaaaaggtgttccCTCTAAGTTTAAGCTCTCTCCAGAGAACACTCACTAGCTTCAAAATACATACGTCTGACATTAACTAAGCATCTCTTGGAAAAACCCACAAGTTTATTCAGTTAGAAAAAATGAGTTAAACCAAGTAGTACTTAAGAGAAAGCACTGAGTATTTAATGTGTAATACACAGTTACTCAgatatatacttatatatttaatatgcaaaatataaaGTGCTTTTTATCAGGTCCCAATGCAGAGACATTATAGAACTTTTCAACAACTGTAAAACAGATACACAGAATACTGAACCAAACATACAAGAAAACAGTTAACATCCAATCTGGTGGATGTCCCAAGACAAAACATCCCTTCATGTACATggtatatacatatatattcatCTTTACTCAATATATTACAACAatacatatttcaaaattttgttacagtctaaaaaaaaaaatcgtacAAATACACAAGGATCAAGCACAGAAGTCCAAACCTGACAAAGAGTTTGCTATCCCTGCCCACACCACCACCTCCACTCCTTGGAAAGATATGCCAGTGCTCTTTGCTGGGGTGCAGTGCCTCCACATCCTGCAAAGcactgtgagcagcagctgtgaagtTGGCATCACCAGTGGTGAGTAGATCAAATACACATGAGTAAAAATAGATGTCCTTCACAAGGATCTTTTCATGGCACTTGGTGGTGGCTGTTTCCAGTGTGTACCCTGATCGGGGATGAGACACAGCACCCCAAGGAAGCAATTTTCCCAACACAGGCACTGGCAAGTGGCCACTCTGATCAATACGTTCACTGGAAGGGCAGCCGTTTACACACAGCTGCAGGTCCTGGCTCTCCTCGTGGGCCATGACCAACTCCTGGGGCATGCGAATGGCCACTGTCAGGTAGTGCCCAAGCTGGCGGATATACACTGTGGTCCCGATGTACCTAGCATGCATCTCAATATATTTGCCACTGACTTTCTCAACAATGTGCAAGCTCCTGATGTTCCCATCTCCTCCACTTGTTGTACCATCAACAAAAGCTGCAGGCAAGTCGTCAGTCATTGCTTGATATACTTTCTGATGTGTACAGTCCTGGTACGATTTGAAGATGATAGTTATCtgtgggggaaggggaaaaaacaccaacaaagtCAGTGGAAAGAAATCACTGTCTCAATTCCTTTTCCATTCTGTAACTCAATATAACTGGAACTGCCCACTACCTTAAAACCTGACAGTTGTCCACAACTCATGCCTAAGGAAAACAGCCTGAACACATGCTTAAAGCAGTGTTTTACTGGACAGCAAATGTTAAATTTGTTCTTTTGCTGGTCTGGAAGCAAGACTATTAACATGTGGCAACAGCCGTGAGGTCAGGAACAGAAAACACTGTATATTTCATTACGCATCACAACTACCTCCTGCCTAAAAGGAGTATTTCTTAATACTTTGGAACACATCCTGCAATAATGAAGAAGCGCAAGGACTGAGTAATTCCCACAATGCTGGCAACTacagcaaaaccagaacaaGACCATGCAAAATCAGGTAAAGGTATAATCGGGATGAAGAAGAAATAGTCAAGTAACAGCTTAGGGATCCTGGATACAGTAGTCCTAGGAACTGGGAGATTTGACACTTCAAGTCCGCTGTGCTAAAAATTGTGCCCACAGGGAAACAAGACAAGTCTGAAAGATACCCAAAAATGTGCCTTTGAAGAGTGAATGACTTTCAATATCAAAATCATTAGCataaagcaattaatttttttaaatattagaaCTAGCCTTTTAAACATTTCTACTTACTGGAGTAAGTCAcaacaagagaaaaagcaggTCCTCCAGTCTTACTTGAAGGGAACAACTAGGCTATATGGAAGACCAAATTCGGAGTGTCTAGCAGCTTTTCCTCAAACAAGAATAAGAATGAGAATTCACATCTAAATATTACAAACAGATATGGTACCTCCTTTAGAGAAAGAATGACTACAGGGGAATGACTTCTTGAAAAGGTCAAAAGACACTCAGCACCAAGAAtagatattttaataattattttcatcattGATTCATTATATCAAATGAATTACAATCTACAATTTAAGCAGTCTGCTAAGAGACTCAGATTACTTCAAAACACACCAGAAGGGATTTTTAAAGTAAGGTAAAAGTTAGAATCTGTTCCACAGCAACcttgcattttaatttcagttaacTATCACACTTCTGCAcaacatttatttctgcttctctgaTTTAAAGTAAGGGAGAGAGGTTAAATCAAGAGCCAGTTACAATTTTAATAAAACCTCTGCCTCTGTCATTAGCCTCTCCTCTTTATGCCACTTGTGTAAGACACAAGTGTTCCCACCTCTTTCCTCCCACTGCAACAATTTCTTGCAGACATACCCTAAACTATactacatttattttcaatattgGTTCATCTCAGGTGGTTGATGCTTTGTCAGTGTTTGTCTCACAGCACAGACACTACTTCCTATTTTGACTTCCTATGTTCTCACTAGTCCTgactgtatttttccttttttttttttttggcattaaTCAGTTATACAGCTAGGACGTATCAGCTATATAGCCTAAGACCATCTGTAGTCAAGTAACTTGGTAAAATGGTATCTGTGAACCACAGCTGAGCTGGAATGCTTATGCCCAAAATCCAGAAAATGCACAAGTGCCCCCGTTGCTGTAAAGATAACCTCACAGCTTTAAAGTTGTGGCTAGTAAAGTAAGCTCAGCAACCTACAGAAGAGAAACTTGAGATCTCTCAAGTGattattatttctgtatatAATCCAGGCCATAATGCAGTAAAAGatcttttattttgtgtaacaTAGTTTGGATGGAACAGGCTTCTATCTCAGCCCACTCAGACAAAGAAACATTGTTATTTACTTGCGCATATTTGTGCTGTTCTGTgactaaaaaaattatttccacacCTACAGAAGTAAAGCTCTAAGTCTCCTTAGCACTTGAGCAAGCCTGGAGCCAAAAAGAAGTCTCACTATTTTAATGAGACATTGAATTGGCTGCTTGATAAAACATTTAAGCAAGGCACCTGGCAAAATTTATCAGGAAGCAGCTACCAAATTGCTCTCTCCAAAACTCCCTCATTTATAAGAATGAAATGCACACAATTTCAGAACACAAAGAACAAGAAGCCTTTACCCTAATTTAAGATTAGTAATAACACTGGATGCTGAATGAGAGCTGAAAGACTATTAGATGAATAAAGGCCTCCATGTATGTTGCAAGGACACTCCAAACAGAGACCATTACGATTTTCCAAGGACATACTTATATTTAAACACTGCAGCTCAAGACACTGCTTTTGAATATTTTGTGTCTGTCATGTGACATCCATCTAATCCATAGGCCAGATTAATAAAACCAGAGTGCTGCATGGGCTTTGCCTTACCACATAGTCCTATCTCAGTACCATGCCCTGGTACTGACAGATAAAACAGAACCTGTTGCAAAGGGCTATTAAGCAAAATTTCATTGCAGAGTTATCTCTTTAAATTCTCAAGGTAACAGCTAacattaaaaagtgaaaattattattttcaaattcaacACGTGCTATATATGTTTATGTACCTACAGTACTTTTTACACTCTGTCTGGATCCCAAGAAAACCTTCACAAAGCTGCTTATGCAGCACTGTTTACAGACTAGAGATTAGCTACCCTTTTTAAATTTAGGATGCAAAAATCCAAATGACAAAATCTTCACATAAAGATTTTTGAAACTATCAGTGTATCAGCCTTGTTCTTTGGGCATATACAGAGCTCTTCTGCAGTGAGGCaccttgaaaaatgaaaataaaggtttCCAGAGTCTTATCTGAGGATATGATAAACAAACATCCGCTATAATAAGATtactaaaccaaaacaaacccacacatACAATCTCCACATTTAATTTCAGACTTTATCCTCCCACTCCTATCGATGCCAGTACTGATGAGTACGCTGATCACAAAGCCCTGTTAAATTCCATTGCACATGCAAATCTTTTCAAAGATGGTGTTATTGAGGTGTAAAACTGCTGTTTCTAATGTATTTGCAGAAGATGCCTGGCTTGTGTGCCTTAAACAAAAACACCTTCAACTCTTCAGTTCTTGTACTTGTTCTCCCTAATGCCACAATGCAATTAGAATAATGAAGGTATCACTATATGTTGCTATTTTACTATGCATTTCATAGAATTCTAGAGTtgttcaggaagaaaaagaccTGTGACATCACTAACTTCAACCATTACCATAAGAATGCCAAGAATGGGGAGGAGTGAGTGAAAAAGTGCCCAATGCCCTAAGGATGCTGGTTGTGAGCCAAACATGAGCCAGTGTGCCTGGGGGCCAAGAAGACCAAGGACATCCTGGCTTGGGTCAGATAAAGTGTAGCCAGATGTGACTAGGGCAGTGACTACCCTGCACTCAGGACAGCTCAGGTGACACCTCAAATCCtatgttcagttttgggcctccTACAGCCAGAAGGACGTTAAAGTGCTGGAGTGAGTACAAAGGAgggaaacagagctgggaagggtctgaAATGCAAGCCTGATgaagagaggctgagggagctgggggtgttcagcgtggagaaaaggaagctcaagGGAGACCCCACTGCTCTCTACAAGTCTCTGAAAGtaggctgtagccaggtgggaaTCAGTCTCTCCTCTCAAATAGCAAGTGAAAAGATGAGAAGAAATGGTCTTAAGCTATGCTGTGAAGATTTACGTTGAATACTAGATAAAATTTCTGCACTGAAAGAGCTGTCAAGCAGTGGAACAGGCTTCCAGCCTCTTGAGTCATCATCCCCATAAATGTTTTAAAGGCACGTACACACAGTGCTTACGGATCACGTTTAGTAGTGGAAGTAACAGTTTGCgactggactcaatgatcttaaaggtcttttccaacctaaatgattctattgCAGCCTTCAATGAAACCACAATATAAAGCTACTTCTGTGTAATAAGACAAATTCCATCTCTATCATGTCcataaagatgaaaataataatgtgaCAAGcaaaaagacaaatgaaaagtTACTTCTTAAAACAATTACAACATTTATCTTCCAATTACCTTTTAATTATTTGTCTATTACACTGTGCTCACTCTGCAAGGATTTCCTGCCCTGCAAAACCTGAAATCATGCTACAAAAGAGATATTTAAAGTGTTTTGACTCTGGGTAAAAGAACATTTATCCCCCAAATTTCTTTATCCTGCTGATAGCACCAATTCCTAGGTTCCAAGGTTTATACCAAATAAATCACTACAGTAAAAATTtctacagtttttttttttacttctctgtgTCCCTAAATTCACTCTCTCACCCTCAAGCTATCGACTATAAAACACCTGGACAGGAAAACCTCCATTTCCAATTAATGCAAATAAGAAGACACCTCCAAACAAGAAGGAAACCTTTCCACTGGCAAGCCCAAGGATCTCTGCCTCATGGCCTATTCAGGAACAATTACTCTAGTGATATCCAGAACACCTGTCACAGCAGCAAAAGGCTATAACGATTCTGTACCCCTCCAAATAAAGcacacaataaataaaatttcaaaaacaTCAATGTTCTGTTTAATGAAGTGTACAATATCCTTCCTACCTGCTCCCAGTAACAGACATTTATTCTCAGGGAATTGCAAAACCACTTCCAAGACAGGGAAGCTCTTTATATttctccagagctgcagaaatgaaACATAAATAATGCCAGTGACCTATTCAAAACCCATGCAAGcatgtcagaaagaaaaagaagagtttaAACTTAAACTCGGTTTCccagtttttttcccagtatttgCTGACAATCTTCCTTTTCCATCTGAAAGGCCCTAGGATCCCATGCCAAGGGGCATAAGTACATCAGGCAAGCTCAAAAAACTGGGATTTCAAAGTTCCAGCTAGACCACAGAACGTAAAATAGCTTTGTTCATGGTGAAAAACAGACGCTACTATGAGTAACACAAATGTGCAAAACATCTACAAATTGTCGAGACCATCTTTGTGAATTAGTACACAACCCTCACAAGATGTGCTCTTCCAAATAAGGAAttcaaaggaatttttcctgcttttcatattttcatgccAGATGTGCACTGAGTGAGAGGTAGGGGAGAAACaatatgcatttatttctcACATTCTTACTTGAAGAATGATCTCCTAGCATTCTTCTGTCCTTTATGAACTTACTGGATGGTCCTCCAGACTGCTGGGGTTCCCATAGTCTCTTAGGTtttggagagagaagaaaatttcaCACATAAGGTTGTCTTCATTACCAACTCCCTTAAAGACTAGTACAGCAGAAAGCTAGGATAAAAGTGAAAAGTACTGACTCCCTAAAAGGGTAAGTGATGGTTTTCACTTTTCAAAAGGACAATGGGCTGAAGATTAACCATTCTATTTCTATGGCTTCTTAAACCACTTCCCCTAAAAATGCATTCAGGAAGAACTAAATCTTCTACTCTTATTGTCCTTCCTCTCATTAGGGCTGCTTTAGAGAGGACTAATTAGGTTAGTATTTGCTTTGGCTTCTGTACAATTTAAGTTCAGCATAaacctttgtttttatttcccataAACATCTATTTCAAATACAAGCAATATAAAAACAGCCAGACTAACAAAAAGGAACAGTCTGAAAACTTTTCTTATGATGATGGTAGAAGACCTATTGGCATACTCTCAGCTAGGGATTACCCTATGTTGATAAATGTCACTGGGGTGTAGCTCTTCAGAAGTCCTTTAAGCTACCCTATGGCCAAAGTCAGTTAAGTGCATCCAGtagctttttatttcatttatagTAGCCTGCTCCTTCTAG
Protein-coding sequences here:
- the RGMB gene encoding repulsive guidance molecule B; the protein is MGSAAPSRAPRAKPPLAALRRLLAALGLLLLGAGDCQLHTSCGIQKCTTDFVSFTSHLNAALEDFDLEFCKALRAYSVCTYHNAKVCCGNLVYHSAVLGISDLMTQRNCTKDGPTSSTNPEMTHDPCNYSGHTEAREHQGGGKTSPPTYLFCGLFGDPHLRTFKDHFQTCKVEGAWPLIDNNYLSVQVTNVPVVPGSSATATNKITIIFKSYQDCTHQKVYQAMTDDLPAAFVDGTTSGGDGNIRSLHIVEKVSGKYIEMHARYIGTTVYIRQLGHYLTVAIRMPQELVMAHEESQDLQLCVNGCPSSERIDQSGHLPVPVLGKLLPWGAVSHPRSGYTLETATTKCHEKILVKDIYFYSCVFDLLTTGDANFTAAAHSALQDVEALHPSKEHWHIFPRSGGGGVGRDSKLFVRFGLLCLILVYLYDFFF